The Metarhizium brunneum chromosome 5, complete sequence sequence GTAAGCATCCCCTTCATAAAGGCTTGCAAAGCAGCCAGCCCGTCAGCAAACCATGCATACAAAGTCTATAAGCAGATGTTTCATCCCTGCTGTACTCGACTCGTCCTGTCTGGAGACATCAGTCCTCAATAAATTCAATCATTACGGTGCCTTGTTTGAGTCCAGTCTCTTCAATGGTGCTGTCCACATCTCCAATCAGATCCTGGCCTTGtggcatcttcttcagctcgAACTCGACGCCGTCTTTCCCTGGCATCGGCTCAGCCTTGAGCCACTCGTAAATCCGGCGCACCGGATCTTGCAGGTTGAATCGTCGAATGACACGGCCCGTAGGGTGCCTAAACTGTATTCTGGTTGTTGTTGCGGGATTGTTCTCCGGTTCCGTGTGCGGCTTCCCGCTAGATATCAGGGCGAAAACAGTTTGCTCGGGTGCTACTTCGGcttctttgcccttgccgccatctCCCACGCCATCACTGGGGCCGGGCGATTTCGTAAAGGCATCTGGATCTTGAATGTTTGGTGTCGATGTCGATCGACTGCTTTCGCCGCCACCCGCGGCAAGGCTAttcttcaaggccatctcCAGCATTTCGTCTTCAGTCATCCGGTCTACATCCACCACTGCCGGCTTTCGCGTTGTGGACTTGGCAACGGGATTTTTGCTGTTGGCAGCGAGACTGTATCTGTCGAGGAACTCGGCCAACTCGGCGTGAAAGTCAGCTGCCGTTGGGAAAGGCCGCCCGCTCCATACTTTGACCTGTTCTCCAGTTCTGGGATCGACGATGGAGACGTGTGGGTAGTTGTCTGGATTCTCGTGTGTTCGATTGGGAAAGTAGAAGGTGATGTACTCTTCGGCATCTGGATAGTCCTTGTCATACTGTAAAAAGATAAAGTTCTCAGATACAAGCTCCTTAATCGCTGCATCTTTCCATATATCTCGGTTGAGGGCCTGGCAATTGAAGTCGTTCATGTCTTGCAGATTGACCAGGATCCatttcttgtcttctttccCCAGCGTTCTTGCTTCGTCCCAGCTAACTCGGGCCATCAGCTCATACGGTGGTCGAAAGAGGTCCTCTAATCGTCGCGCGTGGGTTCCATTTTCCGTGGCGCTGGGCGGTGTCACGCCGGCAGCATCGCCCCAAATTCGCTGAGCGAACGGGCCGCCACTACGAGCTACATGAGACGCAAAATCAGTAAAAGGGGCGCCGAGAGTAATCTAGAGACAGAAATGCCCCATGGTAGTAAGAAGAAGAGACTTACGAGGGGGGTGTCTTCTATTCCGCAGCTGCTCCAGAAACCTTTGGGTCGTCTCGTCATCGACAGCACCATCCCAAGCAGGATCCGGAGCAACAAGTGTCTCTGTCGTTCGTGCAATGGGAGCCCTGACATCATCGGGTGCTCCTGGACCGGCCGAATTACCCTGGTACAGCTCTTCCTGCAGCCgctttgccatggcggcatcctcctcttcttgcgccatggcagccGCGTGTTGAACTGCAGCTCgctcgccatcgtcaccacTTCTCGCATCATCGACCATCATaacatcgtcgtcgtcatcgttatcatcgtcgtcgtcacttATGTGAATGATGCCGCTTGCGCCCTCGTGGCCAATATTGGGGCGGCGCCCCGATGAAGATGTTGGGTTGGCTGGACCAGAGGTCGGTTCGGCGATGCCAGCTCCCACTCCAGAGGCAAGCTCCGGGTTTTCGTAGAATAATCCAATGGCTCTTTCGAAATCACCGTTTACTATCTGAAGAAATCCGCGAGCCACGTCCGCAGTTGCCCCTGTAATAGCGACAAAGGAAGAGATGGATTCGTCCATGTTTGCCACTGATAATTCCGGACAGCGAGCTTGCTGATGGTTGTcctcgttggcggcggttATTTCGGTAGGCCTTGCGCCGTCCCTGTCAGTCTCGTTGCGTTTGCCAAAgtgtttttgttgttttcGAGTGAGCTCATGGGGTTGTGGTATGTTTGGGTGAAGTGACTTGAAAGTCAACTGGCCGGTTCGGTTTGGGTTGGTAGCTTTGTCAGGACAAGGTCCTCTGCCCCTCACCTCAACGGTCAAACTGTCGGAGCTCAGTCGGTGAGTGGCGGCTGCTGTTTCTCCAGTTTCATGCACTGGCGCCAAGGTGCCTGCTTTCCAAGAATTGCAGAGAATAAAGCATTCAAGACGAAAGATGCACAAATAAGGTAAAATACAATCAAGTCGAATGCTTTTATCTATTGCGAAACGGAAGACGTACACCACCCTGGCGGGGAATCTCGGCGGCTGAAATGCGGAAGGTAAGTCTCTCCAGTGTCGTCGGGATATTGAAGCCGGGCCATGCAACTGTTGTACAGTCGGGTGGGTTGACAAAATGtaagcaccagttgacatcttACTCAGTACACTATGACTAGCCGCCATGACGCAACACCCACAGGCCGCTGCAACCAAACGTCACCAACGTCACAGCCTAATCACCTCATCTCTTCACCATTTCATCCACCTTGTAGCCTGGCGCCCCCCTTGCTGAGACTGTCGCACATCAAAATACACTCCATTCAGCATTCCAAATCTCAACAGCTGTTCTATACGCTAAATCTATGCTTCCCTAGCTTTGAGCTAGCCTAATCTGCCCCAGAACCTCCCTCCACGCCTTCTGCACATCAGCAGATCTCTCCTCCCCCAGAGCAGTTGTCACATCATTCTCCACTGTGCCCGGAAAATCCGCCTTCCCAAACACACCCTTGGACCTCGCATCTACTATCTTAGACAGTGCCCGAACTCTCTTTGTCCGCTGGGACTCCGTGCCAGTCTCTCCCCTGTCAATGTCCAGGCTCGCCGTGTAAGCGGCAAGTATGCTCGATCCTTCAAACTGCACGGGTAGTGAATCCATGATGTCTGTTAATTTTGCCGCATCCGCCATGAGGTCATACACACACTCATACCATATTTCTCTCTTAATAAGCTCAAATCTCGCAGCAGCAAGATAGGGTTTCAAAATACTGATGATTTCTCCAAGAGAAACGCGAATATCGATGGTCTTGGAGCGGCTGTATCCtctggcaatggcctcgaaAGCGttcttggccgtcttcaagTCGAGGTCCTCCTTCCGGTTCTCTTTGGAATCTACGTCCATCTTGTCTTCATCCTTGTGTTCCTCAAGATATGGGGTGGTGATATCAGCAATCTCCTTGAGCATATTCAGGTCTGGACGAGCCTTGGCAAACCTCCATAGACATCGGAAGGCATGAGGTCGGTACTCGTCATTGTTGCGTTTTGCTTCTCTAATGgcaatcttcttcatctgcgcAGAGATCACACTGTCATTCTTCCAGAGAGGCTCGCCTCGCTCGACGAATAGAGGGTATGACTCGAGTAGTTTCTCCTTCCCCGGGAAGGTCTTCAAAGCCAAGGTCTTGTCAAATACTGGCCAAGTGGCCTTCAGGTTGGCCTCATCAATAACGCCCGTAGCTTCGCTAGCATTGGCCAAATCAGCCACCATTGCAGCAACCGTGAATGCGCCTGTGTGACGGATAGCCCACTGCGTAGTCTCCAGGCAGCGCTCTACAAGACCGACAATCTCTCCTACATATCTCGTGACGGTACGACTGCTTCCTGCATGCTGGTTCCAGACTTCCTTGAACACCTTTCCGGTGTATTCATCCGTATCGTGAGAACCGAGATACGCAAAAGGCAAGAGCTCTGTTTCTTGGGCGGTGAAGTGATCAGGCGAGACCTTGGCCACAGCCACGATTACATCTGCAACTTTTTGCCGGCGACTCTCGTCCTCGGCTTGGAAATACATGTTAATATAGCGCTCGCAAAACCGGATCTTGGATGCATCGGGGGCGGCTCGTATCATGTATGCAGCTGCCCTGGCGTATGCCTGGCTCACTTCATCGTTCTTATCCATTGTCTGTTTCTCCAAAATCTGCAGGAGCTTGCCCGCCACCGGCTGAATATCATTGCTGTGACGAGTGGCGAGTGTTGTGATGACCCTACTACATCCTATCTTAGTCGGCATGCCAATCGCACTTTTAATTGTGGCCTCGAATTTCGGAGCAAAGGCTGTCATGACTTCCGCATCGATGAAACGAAGACAATTTTCAATTGCCTCCGAGATTGGCGACTGGTTGACCATCTGCGACCGTATCTTATCAATTTGGTCCCGACTCTCGAGCCCGGCGCGTTGATAGGCGTAGTTGATTTGCTGGGGCTCAATTGTGCTCAGCAAGCCGAGGAGCTGCGGAATCATGTCTGGAATGAAGGGTTTGAGAGCATTGCCGCCGTGCTTGGCAATCTTCATCACAGTAACGGTTGCAAACAATTGGACGTCCTGCACGGTGCTCTCGACACCCTTGTCCGATAGCAAGAAGGGAAGAGCTTCTTGCATCATTGCCttcgcagcagcagcatggtTGCCCTCTTCCAACTGTCGAACTAGCCCATTCGATAGGGCCATGCAGAGTCGCAAGGCAGCCTCCCTTACGCTACCCTTGACATCGTCCAAAACCTTCAGGGCAGAGGTCCATATGTCGCGATAATACTGTTCGTACTGTGGAAATGGCCGGCCCTGGATAAGGTCAGAGATGGCCGCGCAACTGGCTTCTCTGACTCGCCACTCTCTACCTAGAATGCTCTTTAGGAGATCTTGAATAATGGCGTCAAAGTGATTATCAATAGTGGCGTTTGAATCCTTGACAAGAGCTTTCCAGATGTCGTCCATTGACCGTTGGACGTTTCCATTAGGATCAAATCGATATCTGTACAGCTTGGGGTATAATTTCGGGTCAACCTCTGATTCGGACAGGATATTGCTGAGCCCAAACCGACCAAACGCGGATCTCGTGGACCAAGTAGCTgcattggcggcaagggACATGAACTTGTAAACCAAGCGTTGATCCCCAACTTCATTGGCCAAATTGACAATATCTTTGTATGAAGTGACAGAGTTGCCCTCGCCGGTAGGTAATGCCCCCGGTTCAAATAGCTCGGTCTCTTCCTCCACCTTGAGTTGGGTTCCGCTACCAGTGAAGGCGGAGACAAGGTCCTTGACCAGCGCGGATTTGAGGTCGGCGTCACCACGCTCGTATACCAATGACAGCCCACGGGATGCTGTCTCCTGCACAAGCTCGTCTCGTGCATTTAGAAGTCTCATGAACGCTGCTTGGATTTCCCGAAGTCGTGACTGCACCTCGGAAAGGTGGGAGCCGAACTGCACAATAGAGAATAGCCAAATGCCGGAAGCTTTAAGCAAAGACGGCCTCGTAGCTTTGGAATCCTGCAAGAGCTTCTTCAGGACGGCTTCGATGAGAGGCCCTCGAGCACCAGCAAAGTTTGCTGGGTTTCTAGCTTCAACATCCATCCTTAGTTTGACGCTATTGGAATCCCATCTTGCTACCGCGGCGGTAATGGCATCGCCAACGGTGAATTGAACCTCGACTCGCTTGATTTCATGAAGGGAAAACAAACTCTTGAGAATGTCTCCCAGGACACCGGCAAATTCGTCGCCCGTCGCTTGACTGCTGCTATCAGCCTCCAACCCTATGGCGAGACTTCCCAAAGCTGTGATTGCTTTTTCGTTGGCCTTCTTTGCCTCGGAGGTCAACTTTTCGATAACCTTTGCTAATGAGTGCTCCCCTTCCATTGGAGGTATACCCAATTTAACAACCCATAGTTGAGAAAATGCCTCCAAAGTTGAATCATATAGAGAACCGTGGGCCGTCTCCTTCAATAACAGGTGCAGTGGATACTCGGTTGGCGCAGAGAATGGACGGTCGTAGTACACAGACCGTGATATCAAATGGCTGAACGCGAGCAAGGATCCTTCAGCAGCATTTGCTTCGGCACCAACCAGCTTTTCGGCGTTCACAAACAACGACTTCAGCGTCATGAGCCAGTTACTGACAGAGTCAGCATCATTGGCGGGGTGGCCTACAAGAACTCCTAATGCTCTTGCGGCTAATGAACGAATTTCTCTGTTGTTTGACTTGATCAAAGGCAGCAAATTTGTACTTGTATCCGTGAGATAGCCCAAAGGACCGCCAGGACTCCATGCGGCCATCTGAACAAAACACCGGAGACACTCTTCCACGATGGGTGAGTCCTCTATGAACGCGCCCTCCAGGCAAGCTTTGAGGTAGAAGACGATGTAACCGCTGTCAATGGAGCGTAAATATCCGCGTACCTTATCCCTAGTTGCTACGTCGGTCGTGATTTGCGCATCAAGTATCTGCATCCAGTCCGGTTTGATATCAAAATCATCAAGAGCTGCGAGTAGCATCATCTTTCTGCAATATTGAAGAGCTACTGGAAAAGCCGCAAGACGGGTTCCTTGGAAGTTTTGGAACACGGTCTTATCTGGAACAACGACGGCATGGGCATTTCCCTGCTGCTCATTACCCAGCTGCGGCTCAATGGCCAAGTCGAAATACGTAGTCGTCATTTCTTTCCAGTCAGGCAGTTGCGGGTTTGTGTCAGTATGTGCAAAATACGTCCACGGGTCCAGCCCCTTCTGCCCCTGTTCAATGACATCGTTCCGCTCATTGTTTCTACCTGCAATAGCCAAGATATCGATCCAACGGGCAACGACGTCTGAGAACGGGAGGCACTGGTTTGCCCACTTCACAACGGCGTGCCTGGTACTTCGAACAGCAGGTGTTGCATCGGGCAGTGACATGTATGTCAGAAGCATCGTCTTGAGTTCAGAATCAATGCCGCCAACACTGGCAGGTATAGCTGCTGCGAGGCTAGAAAGAGCCCCATCGATATTCACAACGGCCTCCCCGGTGTTGTCTTCCGACAAGGAGCGGAAGAGCCAAGCGCCGAGATCGAAGCGTTCCTTGGCCGGCTGATCTGCGCTTCGTGCCACCATGCCAATAGTTTCGTAGGCCCTGCATCTCAAAGCGACGTCATCATGCGAGGTCTGCTCCGGGACCGGCCATCCCTGGCTCTCGATATAAGACCGCATGGCGCGAATGAGGGGTGGTCCAATGGTGAATTCTGACTTTGCTGGGCCTACTTGAGCTACCCACGCTAGGAACTGGAAAAGAGCTTTGTGTAGCTTTGTCCTCTCTAGAGCACTAGCTGGCTGCAAGGAAGAGGCGCCGTCAGAGGTCTGCGGCAAGAAGTCCAAATTCACAacagccatgatgctgtCGGACTTTCCAGTGGCAATGGTTGACTTGGACAGAATTGACAGAATACGCGCACGATACGGCGCTGGAAGCTGGGAATGGGCTCGGAACAAACGGTTCACGAggtcctcatcctccatAGAAACACTGCTCCTTTTGATAATCTCTTCTGCTGTGGAGGCCACTCTATTATCAAAGCCCGATGCGGCAAACAGTGCTGGAAGAAACCGCTCCTCGTCTTTGAAAGCTCCACTTGCGAGCAGTGTGACCGACTTGGATTTCAGTTCGGTAATTCGCTTGAATATTTTCTCGTTTTCAGGAGAGTCGGCAGGGAAGAGAGTCAGTTCGGTTTGAGACAATGCTGGATTTGATTGCGCCAAAGTTTGTGTAGAGTTTGGTGTTCTGAGACGCAGAAAgatgccaatggccttggccagaaaTTGCGCATCAGCATCGTCACCAAGCCCAACAGCTGTTCTGAAACCCTCATCATCCTTGCCCCCCCGAGGCGGTATGCGAACATCCAGCAAGAGTCTGAGAATGATGTTGAACACGGTTGCTGCCCTCGGCTGTCCCTCATCCTGCGCAAAACCCGCCAATGCAATAGGGATAAGATCCCGCCTGTCGTCTACATCGAGTCTGTCCAAACTATGCAAAATAAAGGACAGGTCCAGTTGCTTAATGACACCAGAGTCTGTCGATTTGTATTGTTGTAGCAGTGCCTTTACTGGCAGCACAATCCTAATCCCCTTGTCAGTCAATTGGCTCGTCTCTGAAGCATCATCTCGGGCACATACTCGGGAGACTGAATGAAAGTCTTTAGCCGTGCAAGAATTTGAATCACCTATTCAAAGTCAATAATGCTTCCCACTGCCTCAAGCCATGCAGCTATTACAGTTCATACCCTCGCGCGGACCGCAGCGTGGTCACTGGCCGCCTTTAGGATTAGTGGCGCCAGATACCGCTGTAGAAGCTCATGCAGCTTATCCTCCTTGTTTGCAACACCCAAGATCCTAAACTCGACACTTTCCACCAGCTTCAACTCACGCTGCTCCGTGGATtcagcggccatggtgggGGGAGGTGGACAGCAGTGCTGTTGAGGGGTATCGAAATGCTCATCAACGGGCAATAAAGAATAGGACGCCCGGGCGAAAATGCGATTCAGGTTTTCTGGGAAGATGGGAGTGGCATGGAATCTATACGCTACATGCAGTATATTCGCGAGAAGCAGGCAACCTCAGCGTGACGACATGGTCGAGACAGGTTTGCATGGTGGATTCACCAAGTTGATAGCTTCCCCAGCCAGCAGCACTGACGCAACGGCCATTACTAAGCAAGCATCACCAGGCGGCAGGCGGCAAGCTGTCACAAACAGCATTTTGAAACCAAAACAAATTCATGGTCATGATAACATTTCAAGTGTGGACGATATATTTCTTCCCATGTGACGGTGATTACAGTCGGATTGAGGTTGCCCAGACGTCATGCGTGTGCATTAGCACGAGTAGGAACTGGTTGACAAAGCTAGGGTGCGTCAAGGGGCAGTCAGGACTCAGGAGGACATATAAATAGTACTATATGCTCGCAGACACTTTTTGATATTAGTTTCGACGGCACACCATTTCCTTACAAGCAAAGGAAACCATCTCCGCCTCTACTCCAACAACGAGATATATTAGTACCACCCATTTTAGGAGCACGCCTACCGACCACAAAGGGCCAATGGACTAGCCGCGCAAGTCCAGCGTACAATCCCCATGAATGGCGGTTTATAGCCTCGTAAGCTCAATAGCAAGCACACGCGATAAAGGCAGCGGCATTGCCTTGGAGACTATTGTTgtggcgtcgatggcggccaagaagcaaatGTATTATTATTCATGGTGGTATTGCAGGGTTGAGCACCGTCTTGGGTCACGGGCTCTTTGCACTGACTGTAGCCAGACCCTGGTGCCGCGTGAGAAGAGAAGAATATGAACATCATGAGACCCAAAATAAACTAGCGCGGCGAAGTGAGTTGCAACATATACATACTATTACAATGTGTACTACAAAAAGTCGTCGCAAATTTGTGGGCTGGAACAAAGAATGCAGCTAGAAGATGCCCATACTTTGGTCAGTGCATTCTCTCAACCCACCCCGAGTCTTTTCTTTCAGCTGAGGATGGCCTGGGCCCTGCAGGGATCCTGGCCGATCTTGCAGGGCAACTCGTTGTCAGGCGGCCGATGCCCGAATGTATGCAAAAAACAATGCATGCGTGCAAGTATGGAGACTATGCGTAGTCGGCAAGGTTGTCGTGAGAGTTGGACCCTTCTTCACTGGATGCCCTCGGATCGCCGAATCAATCGATATACGTCACAACCTGCCGGGACCTTCATTGATAGATCTAACGGTATATAGCTGCACTCGTCCCGAATGCTGCCCAGGAAATGGCTAGGTCTGACGAGCCTCTACGTCTCGAGGAACTTGCCTAATACATGGACTCGTTTGCCTTCCCTCTTGCTCACCAAGAGAGGACGGCAGTACCCCGTACAGTACAGCATCTTGCATCGTGAATGGGGACGGAAAGATCGCTGCATGTCTTGGCTGCGAAAAAGGTGAAAAGGTGTGTCAATTAGCCGCCCTGGTCAGTGTCTGAGCCATTCCTCTCTTCTTTTGGATAACGAGGCGGTACGAGCTTTGACCCGTATTTCAAAGACTGTTCTCGTGTTATAGAACAATAGGCACGGGTGGATTGTCGCCTGCAGATTAAGGACTGCCTTGGTCCATTCTGTCTAAACTCAAAGCACCTATGTATAATGTAGACGTTGTGCGCGATTTTATGCACAACCAGAggataataataaccttttaatAGCAGGGCGAAGACCGATCCGTGGCATCGGTATTGTGCATATCAAGGCATATTAGACATATGACTGGGTGTAATTTGCTGTGAGACAGGCTCCCGGGCCGGCCAGATAGACGCTGGACTCGATGAGAATTCCTTCCGTATCCATTAGAGTCAACCCATGAGCAAATATTGTATGTCTTATGAAGCTGAACGGGTTGCAACAGcttgcctacctaggtaggtaggcaaGTAACTCATGCATGTATATACGACCCtctcaaaaaaaaacaaatcTTGTCAAAATGCTATGGATGCTTGCTTAAACTGCTCAAAGAAATGATGACTCAAAGTGTATTACACTTGGTGATGGCAAGCCGAGTCATGATAGGACCGACTCTTTACTGGCCCAGCTGTTTATTTGccacatacggagtactttaTGCATGctcggcggccaaggctggtACGTATCTACATCTACCTAGCATATATtatacctactaggtacgATAGGTAGTTAGTAGGTGTCTTGTACGACTGCCTACCATAGGTAGAACCAAGTTATTTGCAAATTCAAGAAAAGCCATGCTGCTCGTTTTGAAACACGGCAGGGAGCCCTGTGGGCACAGGTACAGACCACTCTCTGTTATTATTCTGCTTCTTTCCCCGGCATCCAGACTTTGGTActggcaaaggcaaaaggcaaaggcatgCAAGGGGACTAGAGTGGCGTTTAGCCCGAGACAATGTCGCCATCATGCCAAATTCGGCTCCGGAGAATGAGATGAACCACGGGCAATGAAACAAGAAGCGAGTGCTCGGTACTCTGTGCTCTGAACTCTATAAGCCTGCGCGCATATCGAGGTCCACGAACTGTAAGTTAGGCGACAGCTTTCCTCACTTTGAAGCAAGCTTGCCGCCTCTCTGCTTCCACTCTGGCTCCTCGTCAATTTCATGTATTATTGGTTACGAGCGTGGGgcaaaaaaaggcaaaaagggGTGTATGTGTTTATCGGTGCCAAAATGGTGCCAATCACCAACCGGATTCGATGGGCAGAAATTGTCGTGAACTCTATTGTTGCTAGCGCATCTAGTAATCAGACCACGCAGTCCATGGTAGTCGAATCAGAGATGGCAGATCACTATGACGGTTTCGACTTGGTCGGCGA is a genomic window containing:
- the UBX5 gene encoding UBX domain-containing protein 5: MDESISSFVAITGATADVARGFLQIVNGDFERAIGLFYENPELASGVGAGIAEPTSGPANPTSSSGRRPNIGHEGASGIIHISDDDDDNDDDDDVMMVDDARSGDDGERAAVQHAAAMAQEEEDAAMAKRLQEELYQGNSAGPGAPDDVRAPIARTTETLVAPDPAWDGAVDDETTQRFLEQLRNRRHPPPRSGGPFAQRIWGDAAGVTPPSATENGTHARRLEDLFRPPYELMARVSWDEARTLGKEDKKWILVNLQDMNDFNCQALNRDIWKDAAIKELVSENFIFLQYDKDYPDAEEYITFYFPNRTHENPDNYPHVSIVDPRTGEQVKVWSGRPFPTAADFHAELAEFLDRYSLAANSKNPVAKSTTRKPAVVDVDRMTEDEMLEMALKNSLAAGGGESSRSTSTPNIQDPDAFTKSPGPSDGVGDGGKGKEAEVAPEQTVFALISSGKPHTEPENNPATTTRIQFRHPTGRVIRRFNLQDPVRRIYEWLKAEPMPGKDGVEFELKKMPQGQDLIGDVDSTIEETGLKQGTVMIEFIED
- the Ecpas gene encoding Proteasome adapter and scaffold protein ECM29; its protein translation is MAAESTEQRELKLVESVEFRILGVANKEDKLHELLQRYLAPLILKAASDHAAVRARVIQILARLKTFIQSPEIVLPVKALLQQYKSTDSGVIKQLDLSFILHSLDRLDVDDRRDLIPIALAGFAQDEGQPRAATVFNIILRLLLDVRIPPRGGKDDEGFRTAVGLGDDADAQFLAKAIGIFLRLRTPNSTQTLAQSNPALSQTELTLFPADSPENEKIFKRITELKSKSVTLLASGAFKDEERFLPALFAASGFDNRVASTAEEIIKRSSVSMEDEDLVNRLFRAHSQLPAPYRARILSILSKSTIATGKSDSIMAVVNLDFLPQTSDGASSLQPASALERTKLHKALFQFLAWVAQVGPAKSEFTIGPPLIRAMRSYIESQGWPVPEQTSHDDVALRCRAYETIGMVARSADQPAKERFDLGAWLFRSLSEDNTGEAVVNIDGALSSLAAAIPASVGGIDSELKTMLLTYMSLPDATPAVRSTRHAVVKWANQCLPFSDVVARWIDILAIAGRNNERNDVIEQGQKGLDPWTYFAHTDTNPQLPDWKEMTTTYFDLAIEPQLGNEQQGNAHAVVVPDKTVFQNFQGTRLAAFPVALQYCRKMMLLAALDDFDIKPDWMQILDAQITTDVATRDKVRGYLRSIDSGYIVFYLKACLEGAFIEDSPIVEECLRCFVQMAAWSPGGPLGYLTDTSTNLLPLIKSNNREIRSLAARALGVLVGHPANDADSVSNWLMTLKSLFVNAEKLVGAEANAAEGSLLAFSHLISRSVYYDRPFSAPTEYPLHLLLKETAHGSLYDSTLEAFSQLWVVKLGIPPMEGEHSLAKVIEKLTSEAKKANEKAITALGSLAIGLEADSSSQATGDEFAGVLGDILKSLFSLHEIKRVEVQFTVGDAITAAVARWDSNSVKLRMDVEARNPANFAGARGPLIEAVLKKLLQDSKATRPSLLKASGIWLFSIVQFGSHLSEVQSRLREIQAAFMRLLNARDELVQETASRGLSLVYERGDADLKSALVKDLVSAFTGSGTQLKVEEETELFEPGALPTGEGNSVTSYKDIVNLANEVGDQRLVYKFMSLAANAATWSTRSAFGRFGLSNILSESEVDPKLYPKLYRYRFDPNGNVQRSMDDIWKALVKDSNATIDNHFDAIIQDLLKSILGREWRVREASCAAISDLIQGRPFPQYEQYYRDIWTSALKVLDDVKGSVREAALRLCMALSNGLVRQLEEGNHAAAAKAMMQEALPFLLSDKGVESTVQDVQLFATVTVMKIAKHGGNALKPFIPDMIPQLLGLLSTIEPQQINYAYQRAGLESRDQIDKIRSQMVNQSPISEAIENCLRFIDAEVMTAFAPKFEATIKSAIGMPTKIGCSRVITTLATRHSNDIQPVAGKLLQILEKQTMDKNDEVSQAYARAAAYMIRAAPDASKIRFCERYINMYFQAEDESRRQKVADVIVAVAKVSPDHFTAQETELLPFAYLGSHDTDEYTGKVFKEVWNQHAGSSRTVTRYVGEIVGLVERCLETTQWAIRHTGAFTVAAMVADLANASEATGVIDEANLKATWPVFDKTLALKTFPGKEKLLESYPLFVERGEPLWKNDSVISAQMKKIAIREAKRNNDEYRPHAFRCLWRFAKARPDLNMLKEIADITTPYLEEHKDEDKMDVDSKENRKEDLDLKTAKNAFEAIARGYSRSKTIDIRVSLGEIISILKPYLAAARFELIKREIWYECVYDLMADAAKLTDIMDSLPVQFEGSSILAAYTASLDIDRGETGTESQRTKRVRALSKIVDARSKGVFGKADFPGTVENDVTTALGEERSADVQKAWREVLGQIRLAQS